A region of Candidatus Ancaeobacter aquaticus DNA encodes the following proteins:
- a CDS encoding PocR ligand-binding domain-containing protein has product MVKSNGYIPSYGSLLELNTSRVILDAIDPDTLTDIVNNYLDLLDTSAAVYEPNGDYALGMFSSGWCQCLDQASRNLCGTDDNKKALDSGKWLCHESCWVDASKVSIQREEPVDIECRGGIRLYAVPIKAGKEVVGAINFGYGTPPQDKKKIREIAEKYGADPKELIKLARAYKVRTPFAIEAAKKQLHTTAKLIGEIIERKKIECELKDKMRELEIFNKMAVGRELRMAEIKEENEQLKKKIENSN; this is encoded by the coding sequence ATGGTGAAAAGTAATGGGTACATACCTTCTTACGGTAGCTTACTAGAGTTAAACACCAGTCGTGTGATTTTGGATGCTATTGATCCAGACACCTTGACCGATATTGTAAATAATTATCTTGATTTACTTGATACTTCGGCAGCTGTTTATGAACCAAACGGGGACTATGCTTTAGGTATGTTTTCTTCTGGTTGGTGTCAGTGCCTTGACCAAGCATCACGTAACTTATGCGGCACAGATGACAATAAAAAAGCATTAGATTCAGGAAAATGGCTTTGCCATGAGTCTTGCTGGGTGGATGCATCTAAAGTATCTATACAAAGAGAAGAACCCGTTGATATTGAATGTCGTGGGGGAATCAGATTATATGCGGTACCGATTAAAGCGGGAAAAGAAGTTGTAGGTGCTATTAATTTTGGGTATGGCACTCCCCCTCAAGACAAGAAAAAAATAAGGGAAATCGCAGAAAAATATGGTGCTGATCCAAAAGAACTGATCAAACTGGCAAGGGCGTATAAGGTTCGTACACCATTTGCGATTGAAGCTGCAAAAAAACAGCTCCATACAACGGCAAAATTGATTGGTGAGATTATAGAGCGAAAAAAGATTGAATGTGAACTAAAAGACAAAATGCGTGAGTTAGAGATTTTTAATAAAATGGCTGTTGGCAGGGAGCTCAGGATGGCCGAGATAAAAGAAGAAAATGAGCAGCTTAAGAAGAAAATAGAGAATAGTAACTAG
- the tadA gene encoding tRNA adenosine(34) deaminase TadA, translating into MIDLESDEYFMREALKEADRAFEKGEVPVGAVVVLEKKIIARAHNQVELLKDATAHAEILALTQAANTIDNWRLINTTLYVTKEPCFMCAGALVNARVKRLVFGARDPKSGGAGSALNIVQDVRQNHMIEVEGGVLEEPSKLLLQEFFRIQRSKSNN; encoded by the coding sequence ATGATTGATCTAGAATCAGATGAATATTTTATGCGGGAGGCGCTTAAAGAGGCTGACCGTGCATTTGAAAAAGGCGAGGTTCCGGTAGGGGCAGTAGTTGTACTGGAAAAAAAGATCATAGCCAGAGCGCACAATCAAGTCGAACTCCTCAAAGATGCTACTGCACATGCAGAGATCCTTGCACTTACTCAAGCGGCAAATACTATAGACAATTGGCGTCTTATAAATACTACGTTATATGTTACAAAAGAACCCTGCTTTATGTGTGCGGGAGCATTAGTAAACGCGCGTGTTAAAAGATTGGTGTTTGGTGCGAGAGACCCAAAATCAGGTGGGGCGGGATCAGCTCTTAATATTGTGCAAGATGTAAGACAAAACCATATGATCGAAGTGGAGGGTGGTGTTCTCGAAGAGCCATCAAAATTATTATTGCAAGAATTTTTTAGGATACAGAGGTCTAAGAGTAATAATTAG